GGAACGTTTCCTCGCCGAGCCGCGTGGAGGTGTTGCCCTCGCCGAGGATCGCCAGGGCGCGGGACTCGGCGCCAAGCTCATGGGAGAGCGCGATGAGGGAGGCGAGGCGTTCGGAATCGACAGGTTGGCTCATTTTCAACATTCGATCATGGCTTTGAGCACACCGGTCTCGGGCTTAACCCAGCTCGGGAATTGCTCCGGCACGGTGTCGAACGGCGCGCGGTGCGTGATCCAGGGCGCCGTGTCGATGCGGCCCGATTCGACGAGCTCGATGATGCGGGGGAAATCGGCGCTGCGAGCATTGCGGCTGCCCATGAGCGTGAGTTCGCGCTTGTGGAAGTTTGGGTCGTTGAAGGTGACGTCGCCCTGGAAGAGGCCGACAAAAACGAGCCGTCCGCCGTGCGCGGGGTAATTGAATGACGCCATCATTGAGCGCGAATTTCCCGTTGCGTCGAAGACGGCCGTCGGCAGGTCGCCGTTCGTGAGCTTCTCGAGCTCGGCGACCACATCGGGAACGGTCGCGTTCAGGGTGTGCGCGACGCCGAGCGTGTCGCGGCAGAATTGCAGGCGCGCGTCGTTGACATCCATCGCGATCACGATTGCGCCGGCGGCCTGCGCGAACTGGATCGCCGCGAGCCCGATCGGTCCCGTGCCGATCACGAGCACGATCTCGCCGGCTTCGATCTGGGCTCGGTCCACGGCGTGCGCGCCGATGCCGAGCGTCTCGATGAGGGCGAGCTGGTCGAGCGTGAGTTTTTTCGAGGAGTGGAGCTTCGCGGCGGGGACGACGATGCGCTCGCGGTGGCCGCCGTCGGCGTGGACGCCGAGGACCCGGAGGTTCGTGCAGCAGTTACCCTTGCCGCGTCGGCAGGCGATGCATTTTCCGCAGTTCAGATACGGCTCGACGGTGCAACGGTCGCCGGGAGCGACGTTCGTGACGTCGGGGGCGACCGCAACCACCTCGACGCCGAGTTCGTGGCCGAGGATGCGCGGATACGAGAAGAACGGCTGCTTGCCGTTGAACGCGTGGATGTCC
This genomic stretch from Chthoniobacterales bacterium harbors:
- a CDS encoding zinc-binding alcohol dehydrogenase family protein, translated to MKTLTLEEPGKLILGDTPEPDAQPPAGHALVQVRRIGVCGTDIHAFNGKQPFFSYPRILGHELGVEVVAVAPDVTNVAPGDRCTVEPYLNCGKCIACRRGKGNCCTNLRVLGVHADGGHRERIVVPAAKLHSSKKLTLDQLALIETLGIGAHAVDRAQIEAGEIVLVIGTGPIGLAAIQFAQAAGAIVIAMDVNDARLQFCRDTLGVAHTLNATVPDVVAELEKLTNGDLPTAVFDATGNSRSMMASFNYPAHGGRLVFVGLFQGDVTFNDPNFHKRELTLMGSRNARSADFPRIIELVESGRIDTAPWITHRAPFDTVPEQFPSWVKPETGVLKAMIEC